One genomic window of Bradyrhizobium sp. B124 includes the following:
- the gstA gene encoding glutathione transferase GstA — translation MKLYYSPGACSLSPHIALLEAGLPYDLVKVDLRAKKLENGDDFLQVNPKGQVPALALDTGEMVTEGPIIIQMIADKVADRKLAPARDSNERYKLLEWLNYITTELHKNLGPMFSPALADDAKAFFKDRAMGKFKYVESQLAGREYLMGNQFTVADGYLFTMIMWATDRLGFDLSGLPNVMAYKARVAARPKVQEALKKEGLLKAA, via the coding sequence ATGAAGCTTTATTACTCCCCCGGTGCCTGCTCCCTCTCCCCCCACATCGCCCTGCTCGAGGCCGGCCTGCCCTACGACCTGGTCAAGGTCGATCTGCGCGCCAAGAAGCTCGAAAACGGCGACGATTTCCTGCAAGTGAACCCCAAGGGCCAGGTGCCCGCGCTGGCGCTGGATACCGGCGAGATGGTCACCGAAGGGCCGATCATCATCCAGATGATCGCCGACAAGGTCGCCGACAGGAAGCTGGCACCGGCGCGGGACTCCAACGAGCGCTACAAGCTGCTCGAATGGCTGAACTACATCACGACCGAGCTGCACAAGAATCTCGGCCCGATGTTCTCGCCCGCGCTCGCCGACGACGCCAAGGCGTTCTTCAAGGACCGCGCCATGGGCAAATTCAAGTATGTCGAGAGCCAGCTCGCCGGGCGCGAATACCTGATGGGCAACCAGTTCACGGTCGCCGACGGCTATCTCTTCACCATGATCATGTGGGCCACCGACCGGCTGGGCTTCGATCTCTCCGGCCTGCCGAATGTGATGGCCTACAAGGCCCGCGTCGCCGCGCGCCCGAAGGTACAGGAAGCACTGAAGAAGGAAGGCCTGCTGAAGGCTGCCTGA
- a CDS encoding MarR family winged helix-turn-helix transcriptional regulator: MKRKLSSEATAAWIRLMRVPSRVLDCVEQDLKKAGFPPLAWYDALLELSRAPSGELRPVELERQMLIPQYSTSRLIDKLVDEGLAARRECKIDKRGQFVEITEAGRELQKKMWSAYSSAIDKHVGSKLSDADAARLCGLLDRLGCSCGDAKGDTKVDAKSDTKAAPARDGVPAR; the protein is encoded by the coding sequence ATGAAACGCAAGCTATCGAGCGAGGCGACGGCCGCCTGGATCCGCCTGATGCGGGTGCCGAGCCGGGTGCTGGACTGCGTCGAGCAGGATTTGAAGAAGGCCGGCTTTCCGCCGCTCGCCTGGTATGACGCCTTGCTCGAGCTGTCGCGCGCGCCGTCGGGCGAGCTGCGCCCGGTCGAGCTCGAGCGGCAGATGCTGATCCCGCAATATTCGACCTCGCGGCTGATCGACAAGCTGGTCGACGAAGGGCTAGCGGCCCGCCGCGAATGCAAGATCGACAAGCGCGGCCAGTTCGTCGAGATCACCGAGGCCGGTCGCGAGCTCCAGAAGAAGATGTGGAGCGCCTATTCCTCGGCGATCGACAAGCATGTCGGCTCGAAATTGTCCGATGCCGACGCGGCCAGGCTGTGCGGTCTGCTCGACCGTCTGGGCTGCTCCTGCGGTGACGCCAAAGGTGACACCAAGGTCGATGCAAAGAGCGATACCAAGGCCGCGCCGGCGCGAGACGGCGTACCTGCCCGATGA